Proteins encoded together in one Microbacterium sp. zg-Y625 window:
- a CDS encoding succinate dehydrogenase hydrophobic membrane anchor subunit encodes MTADTLAAPRAPHSTPRKKGANLEKWGWIYMRVSGVLLVVLIFGHLFVNLMLGEGIHGIDFAFVAGKFASPFWQWWDVLMLWLAFIHGANGMRTIVNDYVTGPKARRALVWAVWLSSGLMIVLGTLVVFTFDPCLGIENSATEWLIEKCAA; translated from the coding sequence ATGACCGCCGACACCCTCGCCGCGCCCCGCGCGCCGCACTCCACGCCCCGCAAGAAGGGCGCGAACCTGGAGAAGTGGGGCTGGATCTACATGCGCGTCTCGGGCGTGCTGCTGGTCGTGCTGATCTTCGGCCACCTGTTCGTGAACCTCATGCTGGGCGAAGGCATCCACGGCATCGACTTCGCATTCGTCGCCGGCAAGTTCGCCTCGCCGTTCTGGCAGTGGTGGGATGTGCTGATGCTCTGGCTCGCCTTCATCCACGGCGCCAACGGCATGCGCACGATCGTCAACGACTACGTCACCGGCCCCAAGGCCCGTCGCGCGCTGGTCTGGGCGGTCTGGCTGTCGTCGGGGCTCATGATCGTCCTGGGCACGCTCGTGGTGTTCACCTTCGACCCCTGCCTCGGGATTGAGAACAGCGCCACCGAGTGGCTGATCGAGAAGTGCGCGGCGTAG
- the sdhC gene encoding succinate dehydrogenase, cytochrome b556 subunit, translating to MAAPARVTLSVKETTSRTPRGTLYRGNEGMWSWVLHRITGVAIFFFLLVHVLDTALIRVAPEAYNAVMSTYKNPIMGLGEVVLVAAIAYHAYNGLRIILVDFWSKGARYQRQLWWGVLALWLVTLVPFSVRHLSIVFASGWGGH from the coding sequence GTGGCTGCACCAGCACGCGTCACGCTGTCGGTGAAAGAGACGACATCCAGAACGCCGCGCGGCACGCTGTACCGCGGCAACGAGGGCATGTGGTCGTGGGTGCTGCACCGCATCACCGGCGTCGCCATCTTCTTCTTCCTGCTCGTGCACGTGCTCGACACGGCACTGATCCGCGTGGCGCCTGAGGCGTACAACGCGGTCATGAGCACGTACAAGAACCCGATCATGGGGCTCGGCGAGGTCGTCCTCGTCGCTGCGATCGCGTACCACGCGTACAACGGGCTGCGCATCATCCTCGTGGACTTCTGGTCCAAGGGCGCGCGCTACCAGCGCCAGCTCTGGTGGGGCGTTCTGGCCCTGTGGCTCGTGACCCTCGTGCCGTTCTCGGTGCGCCACCTCTCGATCGTGTTCGCTTCCGGATGGGGAGGCCACTGA
- a CDS encoding mannose-1-phosphate guanylyltransferase, giving the protein MADTLANFYAVIPAGGIGSRLWPLSRADAPKFLHDLTGSGQTLLRDTWDRLEPLAGADRIAVVTGRAHRAAVEEQLPGIPDRNVFLESDPRESAAAIGLAAAVLVRREPDVIIGSFAADHVIRGTRTFEFAVQQAVAVAREGYICTIGIQPSEPSVGFGYIKKDGELIVDGAPEAAVVERFVEKPDLDTAKEYFADRSYLWNAGMFISRADVLLAELAENAPELHAGLLELAEAWDDRERRGPVVDRVWPTLPKIAIDYVVAEPAAEKGRLAVIPGHFDWDDVGDFASLAKLNSHGRNELAILGKNARVLSDAASGIVVSQTSRVISLIGVKDIVVVDTEDALLVTTSEHAQRVKGVVDALKLTGRGDVL; this is encoded by the coding sequence ATGGCAGACACCCTTGCGAACTTCTACGCCGTCATCCCCGCGGGGGGAATCGGCAGCCGCCTGTGGCCGCTCTCGCGCGCCGACGCCCCCAAGTTCCTGCACGACCTGACCGGGTCCGGGCAGACGCTGCTGCGCGACACCTGGGACCGCCTCGAGCCCCTCGCGGGTGCTGACCGCATCGCCGTGGTCACCGGTCGCGCGCACCGCGCGGCGGTGGAGGAGCAGCTGCCCGGCATCCCCGACCGCAACGTCTTCCTCGAATCCGACCCGCGGGAATCCGCCGCCGCGATCGGGCTGGCAGCGGCCGTGCTCGTGCGCCGTGAGCCCGATGTCATCATCGGCTCGTTCGCCGCCGACCACGTGATCCGTGGCACCCGCACGTTCGAGTTCGCCGTGCAGCAAGCCGTCGCCGTCGCCCGCGAGGGCTACATCTGCACGATCGGCATCCAGCCCTCCGAACCCTCCGTGGGGTTCGGATACATCAAGAAGGACGGCGAGCTCATCGTCGACGGAGCCCCGGAGGCCGCCGTCGTCGAGCGCTTCGTGGAGAAGCCCGACCTCGACACCGCGAAGGAGTACTTCGCCGACCGCTCGTACCTGTGGAACGCGGGCATGTTCATCTCCCGTGCCGACGTGCTGCTGGCCGAGCTCGCTGAGAACGCGCCCGAGCTGCACGCGGGCCTGCTGGAGCTCGCGGAGGCGTGGGACGACCGGGAGCGCCGCGGTCCCGTCGTCGACCGGGTGTGGCCGACGCTCCCCAAGATCGCGATCGACTACGTCGTGGCCGAGCCCGCGGCCGAGAAGGGGCGCCTCGCCGTCATCCCCGGGCACTTCGACTGGGATGACGTGGGGGACTTCGCGAGCCTCGCCAAGCTCAACTCCCACGGCCGCAACGAGCTGGCGATCCTGGGAAAGAACGCGCGCGTCCTCTCGGACGCCGCCAGTGGCATCGTGGTCAGCCAGACCTCGCGCGTCATCAGCCTCATCGGCGTGAAGGACATCGTGGTCGTCGACACCGAGGACGCTCTGCTGGTCACCACGAGCGAGCACGCGCAGCGCGTGAAGGGCGTGGTCGATGCGCTCAAGCTCACCGGCCGCGGCGACGTTTTGTGA
- a CDS encoding BMP family lipoprotein yields MTISTTKKVLGATGVATLLVALAGCGSAPEENTGGSAAPEPADDFKPCLISDEGGWNDRSFNQSAKEGMDRALEELDIEGIEMESTTPNDYAPNLETLVSEGCTFIVSVGFNLSAATVESALANLDIDYAIIDDWADNDFDGATDAPNIKPLVFDTAQASYLGGYAAAAWSAQNGVNKVGTFGGMQIPSVAVFMDGFEMGVDKYNEDKGAAVEVFGWDTAAQEGAFTGGFAANDTAKQTAQGVLDQGVDVILPVGGPIYQSAAAAITDAGLDVVMVGVDKDLAVADDNVTDVTLVSIMKAIDVAVYDATLEAAAGDFNVEPYVGTLENEGVKLSEFHEFEAELPEGLADELAALQEQIIAGDITVESPNSP; encoded by the coding sequence TTGACCATCTCGACCACCAAGAAGGTCCTCGGCGCGACCGGCGTCGCTACGCTGCTCGTCGCCCTCGCAGGCTGCGGAAGCGCGCCCGAGGAGAACACCGGCGGCAGTGCCGCACCCGAGCCGGCAGACGACTTCAAGCCCTGCCTGATCTCTGACGAGGGCGGCTGGAACGACCGTTCGTTCAACCAGTCCGCCAAGGAAGGCATGGACCGCGCCCTCGAGGAGCTCGACATCGAGGGCATCGAGATGGAGTCGACGACGCCCAACGACTACGCGCCGAACCTCGAGACGCTCGTCTCCGAGGGCTGCACGTTCATCGTCTCGGTGGGCTTCAACCTCTCGGCCGCCACGGTCGAGTCGGCGCTGGCCAACCTTGACATCGACTACGCGATCATCGATGACTGGGCCGACAACGACTTCGACGGCGCCACCGACGCCCCGAACATCAAGCCCCTCGTGTTCGACACCGCGCAGGCGTCGTACCTCGGCGGCTACGCCGCGGCGGCCTGGTCGGCGCAGAACGGCGTCAACAAGGTCGGCACCTTCGGCGGCATGCAGATCCCGTCGGTCGCCGTGTTCATGGACGGCTTCGAGATGGGCGTCGACAAGTACAACGAGGACAAGGGCGCTGCCGTCGAGGTCTTCGGCTGGGACACCGCCGCGCAGGAGGGCGCCTTCACCGGCGGCTTCGCGGCCAACGACACCGCCAAGCAGACCGCGCAGGGCGTGCTCGACCAGGGTGTGGATGTCATCCTCCCCGTGGGCGGACCGATCTACCAGAGCGCAGCGGCGGCCATCACCGACGCTGGCCTGGACGTCGTCATGGTGGGCGTCGACAAGGACCTCGCCGTGGCCGATGACAACGTCACCGACGTGACCCTCGTCTCGATCATGAAGGCCATCGACGTGGCCGTGTACGACGCCACCCTCGAGGCCGCCGCGGGCGACTTCAACGTGGAGCCGTACGTGGGGACGCTCGAGAACGAGGGCGTCAAGCTCTCCGAGTTCCACGAGTTCGAGGCCGAGCTGCCCGAGGGTCTCGCCGACGAGCTGGCTGCCCTGCAGGAGCAGATCATCGCGGGTGACATCACGGTCGAGTCGCCGAACTCCCCGTGA